The Brettanomyces bruxellensis chromosome 8, complete sequence genome segment tttaaaggAACTAGAAGACTCACTCATAGAAGAGGCGGCAACACTTGGAAATAGGGATGCATTGACTATCATTTGCTTTAAGTCATTAGATGATACCACTGGAGAATATACGAAAGATGACAAAGAGCaagcaaaaatatttatcaacAAGCTCAGTAAGCTCAAGCACCCTCTTGTATTCAAGATGGCAGGTGACCATTATTATAGAAAGTCTGATATTAAAAAAGCTGTTAAATTATATGGAAAGTTCTTGAAACTTGATAACAATTCATTTTTAGCTTCGGAGGTTTATAAAACACTTGGTATGCTATCATTCCAAGAACAAAAGTTAATGCAGGCTAAAGTCTTCATGGAGAAGGCTATTAATTTGGCTCCCTCGAATAAAGTTTCACAAGCGCATTTTATATTGGGACTAATAAATGAGATAGATCCACTTAAAGCAAGGTATCACTTTGAGATGGCTGCTAGTGAAGGATTTCTTGAAAGTTTTGTGAACTTGGGCTTTTTGGAGCTTAATTATTTCAGAAATATATACAAGTCTAAGCTTTGGTTCAAGCTTGGAGCCGAATTGGGTGATTATAACTGTATGATTGGCTTATTTGATTGCTATatgaaggaggaaaattggaaaaatgCCAAAATTACATATGATAAAACAGTACACTATCTAAGGGACATTAAGTCGGGTATCAATCTTGATGATCTAAGGTCATCATCCGTCGAAAAGTTAAATAGAATACTTGGTGAATTAGAGCATTCTGCAAGCAATATATCTAGcataaaaaagcaagataGTGAAAAACCTATTgttgagaaagaaattgcCGGAGCAATGGCTAAATCGAAGTGGGATATATAGGACAGTGCCTTGTCAGAATAAATCATGTATAAGTCTCCCTTCATTCTAAATGGagattttttctttcaaattatttattagaTAGTCATttatgcttcttttcctttatgATAGATGATAATATCTCCTGTTCTTCTATAATCCCAATGGAACTTGCTGTTGAATAATCTTTCATCTTCGGAATAATTTAACCCCTCCAGAATTTTATGCATCAGAGGCTCCAGCTGATGATATATGATCAAATACTCAGGCCAGCTGTGTGAATATTTTGTATCCGGTGCTGTATTAGAAGAGTCATTTATATCCGGGAAATTCTCGTTTAAAAATCCTTTCGGATTGTCGTAGAATAAGTCAGACTCATCTTTataatatttcaatttatcCGAGGAGTCTAGTTGAAGGGGTGGCTCGCATGTAAGCCACCAAATATTGGCAACTGAAGGTTCAAGGTGAAAATAACTTTGATATGGAGTGGAATGACAAGGCGTTAAGAAGCCAACATCGGTTATTTTCCCCTGCTTGTACTGCTGACTCTTTAGTATCTTTTCTCGCAAGATACCAGTGATCGCTATTTCACCACTTTCATGCCATAGTGAAAAATCCACAGACACCAGCaccgaaaaaaagattgtGCATAACACCACTGCTTTTGAAACTCTAACGGACAACCTCTGGAGTAAGCGATCAATTCCTAATGATGTAATCATCAAGAACACAGGCATCAATGGATAAATGAATCTGAACTCCTTGTGTTGAATGAATGAAAAGGCGACAATATATACGAGTGCGAGCAATTTTAAGGCAGCCATATTACTGTCATTTATGAAAAGTCCATACAAAAATGCAGGTAAGAAGTTTAACAGGAGAACAGGTATTGCCTgaaagaagtaaaaatcTGGTCTAGAAATGCCATAAAAGGATGAAAGTCCTTTCCCCACGTTGAACTggaaaaagttcaaaagtGGGGACTTCCAACCGCCGTAGTACCAACGATTAACGATCGCATCAAAAGTAACCATGGTTATGCCAGCGATTATTGCCTTTTTGATAAACTGAAATGAATGTTTAATATTATGGGAGGAAATATACCTTATGGCCAAAAAGATCCATATTATCGCATTTGTTGGTCTTAtcaaacaacaaaaagcagcCAGAAATAGGGATATTTGAATTTCAGAGTTGGCATAAAAATACATTGCAATTGTTGTCAAATGTAATTCCAATGTATTTGAGAAAGATCTCGTTGAGCAGTACCAGTTGAAACTAGATAGAAGGCTTAATATGATTGTTAATCTGGCAAGAACTTCCTTCCGAAACAACTTTTGTGCAAGCTTATACATATAGTATTCACCTATAGATGCAATTATTGCGTCCACAGCCTTTGGTAGGTATATAATACAAGCGTATGGTAATTGAAGAGTGGAGCATATTTTGTACACCAAAGAATAAAGCAaaggataagaaaaagatcGTATTCCTTGTTGCCACTCCCATGTCAAATATCCATATCCATAAACCAACATGTGTGCAGGCTCTAAGGATTGCCAATACTCATCAGCCTGAAAGAATGTTCTCAAAGTGAGACTGTTCAATAATCTAATGCAtaatattgaagaaaatagcGTCGCCGAGTTCTTGAAAATAGGCAGTCTATTGATTGACGAAAAAAGCCATTCCCTACCattgtaatattttgtcATCTCCCCACCTTCTTATCGTTCCCTTCAGACTTATAGAAACTCTTTGAAGggtattttcttgttaacACACTAGCATCCGTCCACGTAATTTGACATTCACAAGGTAAATTGCTTTACGAGCAAAACGgaatttattatttcttttcagatCTACGACGAGTCAATCGACCATAGATCGTACACTTACACTGTCGAGACCATTCTATTCGCCTATTCGCCTCCTACTCTTACCTTAGTTAAACAGTGCTAAGATAATATTGTCAATTATCTTGCATCGGGATATATTTTACGGTGAATATAAATTGTTTTCTTCGGCCGAAGTATGGAAACGTAAATTGTGAAGCATTCAAATGCATACGCGATGCTTTTCCTGTTTGAACAGATCCGGAAGGGGCCGCCATGCGGCTCTATCCGatacaataaataaaaaactcCGGTTTATGCCTggttttcaattttttttttttttttttttaaattcttacttttttcctctcAGTTCACGGACTTGCCGACTTATCTCACCTTTTCTCTGCTCTTCATCTGTGTATACTATTCATGCCAATTATACCTTAACAACAGTGATTTAGCGTACATCTTAATTTGAGCAACCAGATGAATCATCGATATTCAATGCTGGGCACGCCTCCGCATACTCCAGCACTGTCAGCAAAGGATGAATATGCGGAAGAGGCATCAGATTCCCTATTTGATGTGAGTGTTGGAAATAATACAACacttgatgaagaaagcttCGCTTCTATGGAGAAGGGCGACCCATATATTTCCCCTGTCAGCCTTCACAATCCAGATTTTTCCTTCAGTCCGAAAGTTGAGCATGAGAATTTTCACCACGAGAAAAAAGGTTACATTTTGAAGGATGATCATCTCTCGCAATACAAGCACTATAAGCTTCACCATCGTAAACTTGAGGACTTTGTTTTGCCCAGATCATTCTTTAACGTAAAACTTTTGGATCGTCTTGGTACAGGCTCTAATTCCTATGTTTACGGTGCTGCAATTAGTTCACCGGCGTATGGTCCTCGCACGGTTGCGATAAAAATACCGGGAAGTCGAAGTAAAGTGAAGTACCTAGAAAGAGAGGCACTTTTTATAGTAATGCTCAAACAATTTCGATCCGATGTTGGTGAAAGTGTACATGAATATCCGTTCATTGATGCACATGgtctttattatttaaatCGAGAGGATTTTAatcttatcaaaaaaaatgatgagtTGCCGTGCTTGAttatgaagaaaatgagtTGCAATTTAACACAATTCATTAAAGAACGACGAGATTATGCGAGACCTGATCAGATCGCTATTGGAAAACGTTATTGGTGTAAACTTTGTGGAACTTTATTACATGCTTTAAAAGTTTTAAAGGCTTTACGATCGGTTCATTGTGATCTAAAAACAGATAATGTGATgatatcattttcaaataaagaagaagaacgCAGTcctattttcaaaatcggtgatttttcttcagcTTCAACAGTTGAAGAGCTTCATGGATTGCCCGATACCACACTACAATTTAGTGCCCCCGAATTAATTGATTCAAGTTCAGGTGTCAATGCTTCAACTCAAACAGATCTTTTTAGTTGTGGTATGATTCTCCTTACTGCTGCTACCGGTAGAATGCCTTATCAAGCATATTCATATGATCAAATTTACTTGGTCTCTTTGGCAGCAAAGAATAAAGTCCTTGAAGTGTTGGAAAGGGAATCGTTAAACATATTACGTGCCAATCCAGAAATATACCACTTAATCATAATGATCATCAAGGATCGGTGTACCCTTGATGATGCTCTATCTTATTACAGAAGAAGCTGGTGCTGATCATATTCTGTTCGCAGCAcatttctttattctcatcttcttcatctatCATTTTCGGCAGcatttcaatttctcaaCAGAAATATCCTGTCGAGTTATATACCAATTGATGATTTGGCATTACGGCAGAATTTGTTTATCGCCTTGGTTAGgtcctttttctcctccgCTATTATGTTCGCTGTATAACATACATGTTCTCGATTTTATAAAAGCACGCAAttcagtattttttttttgtatcgTACTGTTTTATCAAATAAAGTGtagcatatttttttttatctgatAGTAACAAAATTATACTTAAAATTAGggattattttatttctagGCCTACCGACGTTATGCCATTCATTTATCTCGACACCCCACTGATATCCTTTTTCACCCTTACGATACTTATTCGATGATTGGCAAGCATGAGTACCGCGGACatcttattatttattgttCGCGTATTCCTTATAGATTGAGAATAAATTTAGGCAGTATGCCAATAACCGTTCACTAAGATGAGAAACGTCCGcgaaatttttcccttAAAACTTAAATCACTGCCAATACTCAGAATACTTTTAATCAATACCGGAATCTGTATTTACATCGAATTATTTCACCACAAAGCTAGCATTGCATATAAGCACATTTGCTCAAAggtatattatattattttccttatatatatagacTATTGATATCGACTGAAGCCAGTTTCTTTGAatactcttcttttcacgTGTCATTTATCAGATCACagaagaataaagaaagaataatcATTTACGCATCTAACTCGCATTAATCCGGTCAGCATTAAACATATCTGAGTTGTGGCGCCGTGTGATAATTGTCATATCTTCTGTTATTATCAATTTAACTACCGGACTTGCATTGATATTGCGTTATGTCTTCGAGTTCGACTCAAAATCATTCCATACAACGGCCGAAAAATCATGTTTTAAGTGTTCCATCACAATATAGACAACGACGTTCCTCCACCGATGAACTCGCTGCTTTGGGTACTGTTGCTGATGCAACCACAGAATTAAGTAGGCCCCCTACACAGAATGAGATTAACAGTCTGCTAGCATCTATCAGTGAGGATTCCTCTGAGCCTGAACCAGTATCTTCTTCACGTATGCATGATTCTGTGTCGACTTACAATCCAGAGTCACATTCAATAGCAGCCTATCAAAGCACATCTCTGAAGCATGTATCCAAAGACGTGAATTCCAGTAAAATTGCAGAtacttcaccttcttctgctGCTGTTTCTTATTCGCATACATCTTCCGGAATGACTTCGTCAGCTGTCTCTCCGGCACATCCTGAAGCTGCTGCCttatcatcaacttcaCAGGCATGTCCAGTCCCTTTGGATCTTGATAGATCGCGTTCAGTCCGAGGATTGTCTGTTCAACACGACGAAGATAGGAGTAATGGTGCTTCTGTAAATAGTCCGCCGGAGAGCATTCAAGCGTATGCTTTGCTTGATTTTGAGAACTTCACCTTTTATGTGCAGACtatgcaaatattattgGGAAGAATGGTGGATGGTGATAAGAGTACCGATGTCCTTGATATCCACCTGGGGCCTCAAAAGGCAATTTCCAGAAGACACGCAAAGATATTCTATAATTTTGGACATCAAAGATTTGAGATGACGGTTCTGGGAAGAAATGGTGCATTCGTGGATGATACATTTGTTGAGCAAGGTGTCACACTTCCTTTAAAAAATGATACTGGAATTCAGATTGGTGAAACCAGATTTCGCTTCATTCTGCCTGGAGAAGATGGCTCGATGAGTTCAAGTGCAACTACTCCTGGAGCTGCTGAGGGAGAGCGTAGTAGTATTAGCAACGTCGCTGAAGTCCCTATGAATCCGTCTCAGGCTGCAGATCTAAAAGCTGCATTTACAGACGAGAAGAAACGAAGTGATAAGTTGATGGCAGGTGCCATTGAAGGTCATAGCTTTTCTGATGAAAAGGGTAATCGTGACAAATCCAGCATAGAGGGTAATTATACGGACAATAAATTGGGCGACGCAACTACCATGGTTCGTTCGACTTTTAATGCTCAGGATTTAAAGTCGTCACCACAGCCATTAAGAAATTGTGATGACCAAGATCATAAATCTGCCACGGATTCAAGATCTACCATAACGCAGGTAACAATGCTAGGATTGGCAGATGCCCATGAAGCTCAAGCAAAAGCCATTGCAGAGAATGAAGCATTTGCTATCAAAAAAGGATACTTGCCTGCTAATTGGCAGCATCAGGCTGTTGGAGATTCTGCTCATCAAACGCAGACACAAACACAGGGAGGTATGGCTGTGTCGAAGATTTCTAGTAATTTGCTAGTAAATCTTTCGGATGCTGGTAATGGAAGTAGTTCGCAGATGCCTaggaaagaaaaacgaagatccaaaaaaagaatttaCAAGCCAGAGGAAATTCCAGAACCTTATAGACAAAAGCCGGGTTATTCGTATTGTACAATGATAATCGAGTGTTTAAAGCAAAGAGCCACGCCGCGCGGTATGACTCTTTCGGAAATATACGAAGGAATAAGGGAAATGTATCCATATTACAAGTTCTGCTCAGAGGGATGGAGAAGCTCCGTTAGGCATAATCTTTCCACTAATCAATGTTTCCGTAAGGTCGCAAGGGATGGTAAAGGATGGTTTTGGGGCTTAACCGAAAGTGCGgaagagagagagaagcaagagataagaaagcaaaaattgaaagaagaaaggaagaGGCGTCACCGTCAAAGGCAAGAAGAGCTATCGAAGTCATCTTCACTTCCCCAAAAAGATTCGTTGTCTTCACCATCATTACATAATGGTCCTTCGACGGATAAAAAGATCAGCACTTCAACGTCCTCCTCAAAGCTTTCCGGAGATACTAAAAGGGCGTTGGGATATTTACAGAAAGAACTTGTTCGGCTTACTAAAGATAGAAAACTGTATGACAGAGGTACAACGACACAAATCTTGACTCAGGCACTTGCAATGACTATTGCCCAGGTGAATCAGGCCGCTAAGAATGCAGGAATCAAAGGTTCGCCTCTGCTAACGTTGATCAATAAGAACCCCGGACACGTTACGAAGATTTTAAGTGCCGCTTTGAATGCAGCTACCATTCAGAtagcaagaaagaaaggattACCTGTCCATTTACCTCCACGTAACAAGGCTGGTTCTCCAACaagcaaaaagcaaagtGCATTGCACGCAAAGTCTACGAATATaacagtgaaaaaagaggtCTCGGTAGAGAACTCAAGATCTTCGTCGAATGGTGTGAGTTCTGGAAAAGTTCCTACTGAGTCAGCAAAAGATGTCATTCCTGGAAGTTCAACTACATTGAAGAATGCGTCCTCTGCCTCTCCCCACCCGATTCCACATCTGCTCACTCCACCAAATATTAAACCTATGAAAccgtcatcatcatcggaAATGCATAAAGTTGGGGAGCAGCCGGCTGGAATAAGAAAGCCTAAATACTACAGTAAGCACTCTGGCCCTGCCATGTTTAGACCTATATCCAAGCCTGCTCCATATATGCATGATAAGGAAGTTGGGGTGAAAAAAGTTGTGCAAGCCAAAACTCTTCCCTCAGAATTTCTGAAATTTGCACATCCAAGTCCTCCTGTAAAGTTTGTGAAGACCCAATATGAAAATCATGATGATGGCAAGGTTGATAAGGAGCTGGacatgatgatgaaaagctTAGAAGATCCAGCTGAATCAGgtaagaaagatgatgaaaatgtgtCAGGAAAAAGACCTTCAGATGAGGAATCGGATAGGCTTCATAAAAtacagaagaaataatgaTACTTGTGATTGGAACCTACGAATACTGATTGCCCCagtaatattttcaagaaatttgCAGGATTCCTTCCAGTActtcatatattttcaatttaaTGCATTGTACAATTACATATAAACGATCGCACGTATTCTATAGGCTTAGCTCTTCACATTATTGAAAGAGCCCTCCTTCTCTTTGATTTCCCAGAATAGCGGACCGACATTGTAGTTACCGTGATACACCCAACCCTTTTCTGTGACGTGATACAAGTTTATCGAACCACCAGAGTATGCATCTCTGTGTGTGGCAGCAAGaattgctctttttccCAAATATAATGCTTCATCAACACTAAGATCCCATCTGTAGTTAGCATCCATCACACCATAGGCAAAAGTTTGTCCGGATCCCacggaaaaaatatttcccTTAACTCTTGTTCCATCCGAGTCCACATAATAGATAGTAGGTCCTTCCTTAGGTGTATATCCACAGATCATGGTACCCATTGAAAGACCCATACCTTTGTACGAGTAGACAAGATTCGATAATATCTTCGATGCAGCTGCAACCGAAATTCTCTCTTTATTTCTAAGTTCATGCAGTCTACACTGAGTACCAAGCCACGTTTCCCAGTATTGGCAGTCAGCAGCACCACCAGCCATAGTACCTAAAAGCATAGGATTGATTTCAATAACTTTTTTAACCGTTTGAGAAGCCACCCAACTTCCAGCAGTGGCTCTCGAGTCAACAGCAACTATAATTCCTTCCTTAAATCTGAACGCAAGAGTAGTCGTACCATGTGCAATTTTAATCTTGCAATCTGGGTTCACTGAATCATCAGTATTAGCCCTAAGGAATGCGGTTGGCTTTGAAATTGGTGGCAACGAAATGGAAGGAGACATATTGTCTATTCCTGGAACAAGGTGGCCAAAATCTTTGACCGCACCTTCAATTTCCTTGTCTGCCTCTGATTGGTAGCTGTATTTTTTGGTGAGCGCATTTATCGACATTGTTGTTATTTCTGACGATTTACCAAATGGCTTGTGAAAATAATTGGTTGGTTCCAGAGAGAATAAGTGAGAATATCAATTGAAGATCTGCCTAAAATATAACCAGGGGTTAATCCAAATCAATACAGTAAACCTTATATTCTTGAATTT includes the following:
- the PRE2 gene encoding Proteasome subunit beta type-5 (MEROPS:MER0001516) produces the protein MSINALTKKYSYQSEADKEIEGAVKDFGHLVPGIDNMSPSISLPPISKPTAFLRANTDDSVNPDCKIKIAHGTTTLAFRFKEGIIVAVDSRATAGSWVASQTVKKVIEINPMLLGTMAGGAADCQYWETWLGTQCRLHELRNKERISVAAASKILSNLVYSYKGMGLSMGTMICGYTPKEGPTIYYVDSDGTRVKGNIFSVGSGQTFAYGVMDANYRWDLSVDEALYLGKRAILAATHRDAYSGGSINLYHVTEKGWVYHGNYNVGPLFWEIKEKEGSFNNVKS
- a CDS encoding uncharacterized protein (CAZy:GT22) → MVTFDAIVNRWYYGGWKSPLLNFFQFNVGKGLSSFYGISRPDFYFFQAIPVLLLNFLPAFLYGLFINDSNMAALKLLALVYIVAFSFIQHKEFRFIYPLMPVFLMITSLGIDRLLQRLSVRVSKAVVLCTIFFSVLVSVDFSLWHESGEIAITGILREKILKSQQYKQGKITDVGFLTPCHSTPYQSYFHLEPSVANIWWLTCEPPLQLDSSDKLKYYKDESDLFYDNPKGFLNENFPDINDSSNTAPDTKYSHSWPEYLIIYHQLEPLMHKILEGLNYSEDERLFNSKFHWDYRRTGDIIIYHKGKEA